One Microbacterium esteraromaticum genomic window carries:
- a CDS encoding ABC transporter ATP-binding protein encodes MHRTSEAPLPRIVVDDVHKDFKLRHTHSIKETFVAALKRKPLTTDFHALDGVSFEIGEGEAVALLGFNGSGKSTMLKLISGVLTPDRGSVLTRGRVAGLIEVGAGFHPDLSGRENIYLNAAILGMTRKETEERYAQIVEFSEIEKFIDTEVKHYSSGMFLRLAFSVAIHTEVDILLIDEILSVGDEPFQQKCLARIRELHSQGKTLVVVSHDLDMVSKLCERGILLRDGNVLFDGASSEAVEVMRR; translated from the coding sequence TTGCACAGGACCTCTGAGGCCCCGCTGCCCCGCATCGTCGTGGACGACGTCCACAAGGACTTCAAGCTGCGGCACACCCACTCGATCAAGGAGACCTTCGTCGCCGCGCTCAAGCGCAAGCCGCTGACGACGGACTTCCACGCGCTGGACGGCGTCAGCTTCGAGATCGGCGAGGGCGAGGCCGTGGCGCTGCTCGGCTTCAACGGGTCCGGGAAGTCGACGATGCTCAAGCTGATCTCCGGAGTGCTCACCCCGGATCGGGGAAGCGTGCTCACCCGCGGGCGAGTCGCCGGCCTGATCGAGGTCGGCGCTGGGTTCCACCCCGACCTCTCCGGACGGGAGAACATCTACCTCAACGCGGCGATCCTCGGGATGACCCGGAAGGAGACGGAGGAGCGCTACGCCCAGATCGTCGAGTTCAGCGAGATCGAGAAGTTCATCGACACCGAGGTCAAGCACTACTCGTCCGGCATGTTCCTGCGACTCGCGTTCTCGGTGGCGATCCACACCGAGGTCGACATCCTCCTGATCGACGAGATCCTCTCGGTCGGAGACGAGCCGTTCCAGCAGAAGTGCCTGGCTCGCATCCGCGAGCTCCACTCCCAGGGCAAGACCCTCGTCGTCGTCAGCCATGACCTCGACATGGTGTCGAAGCTGTGCGAACGCGGAATCCTGCTGCGCGACGGGAATGTGCTCTTCGACGGCGCGAGCAGCGAGGCCGTCGAAGTGATGCGCCGCTAG
- a CDS encoding ABC transporter permease, producing MRVESGDTAVLREPGRSRGLWDVFGHRHLLGLIVRKEVQIRYRGSVFGWLWSYVKPLVQFLVFYIALGVFMGLNKNIDFYAIYILSGITIVTFFNEAFSNGTRSLIDNAALIKKIYLPREMFPVASMLVALVNSLPQILVVIVISMFFGWTPGAAQLGALVLGLVIISLLSTGLGMLFGAINVTFRDAQSFVEIIVMCAVWASPVMYHWDMVASQVPSWLFTLYRLNPLTPAVELFHYGLWFPLNPGDARVLPDMWMYAGWALVTAVVVLFIGQFVFRRQEGRFAQDL from the coding sequence ATGCGCGTTGAATCCGGTGACACCGCCGTTCTCCGTGAACCCGGTCGAAGCCGCGGTCTGTGGGATGTCTTCGGACATCGCCACCTGCTGGGCCTGATCGTCCGCAAAGAGGTGCAGATCCGGTACCGCGGATCCGTGTTCGGGTGGCTCTGGTCGTACGTGAAGCCGCTGGTGCAGTTCCTCGTGTTCTACATCGCGCTCGGCGTCTTCATGGGGCTGAACAAGAACATCGATTTCTACGCGATCTACATCCTGTCCGGCATCACGATCGTGACGTTCTTCAACGAGGCGTTCTCGAACGGCACGCGATCGCTCATCGACAATGCCGCGCTGATCAAGAAGATCTACCTCCCCAGGGAGATGTTCCCGGTCGCGAGCATGCTCGTCGCCCTGGTCAACTCGCTTCCGCAGATCCTGGTCGTCATCGTCATCTCGATGTTCTTCGGCTGGACGCCCGGTGCTGCCCAGCTCGGGGCGCTCGTGCTGGGGCTGGTCATCATCTCCCTGTTGTCCACCGGCCTCGGAATGCTCTTCGGCGCGATCAACGTGACGTTCCGCGATGCGCAGAGCTTCGTGGAGATCATCGTGATGTGCGCCGTATGGGCGTCTCCCGTCATGTACCACTGGGACATGGTCGCCTCCCAGGTGCCCTCCTGGCTCTTCACGCTGTACCGTCTGAACCCCCTGACGCCGGCCGTCGAGCTGTTCCACTACGGTCTGTGGTTCCCGCTGAACCCCGGCGATGCTCGCGTGCTTCCCGACATGTGGATGTACGCCGGCTGGGCTCTGGTCACCGCAGTCGTCGTCCTCTTCATCGGCCAGTTCGTGTTCCGACGTCAGGAGGGTCGTTTTGCACAGGACCTCTGA
- a CDS encoding glycosyltransferase, whose translation MSKRVAAIVVTYNRLDKLKTVLDKLRAQTTPPEWIVVVDNASTDGTDAFLAAQTDPSLDLTTLSENTGGAGGFATGVKRAYELGADLFWLMDDDCYPEADALEHLVDGHALAMESMPGGVPFACSLVYFDHQELAEMNIPAPDWKWARLWVRGQRAVLVQTCSFVSALYTRETVERIGLPLREYFIWFDDAAYARMASVGIGPGVCILDSKAYHDTPNNVAGDFSKVDESNLWKFEYGARNEASYHLHHESLLSYLRFVARVEILMHRGRVAWRHRRRITSRLFAAIRFNPTAERV comes from the coding sequence GTGAGCAAACGCGTCGCCGCAATCGTCGTCACCTACAACCGGCTGGACAAGCTGAAGACCGTCCTCGACAAGCTCCGCGCCCAGACGACCCCGCCCGAGTGGATCGTCGTCGTCGACAACGCGTCCACCGACGGAACGGATGCCTTCCTGGCGGCGCAGACCGACCCGTCGCTCGACCTCACGACCCTCAGCGAGAACACCGGCGGAGCGGGTGGGTTCGCCACCGGCGTCAAGCGCGCCTATGAGCTGGGCGCCGACCTGTTCTGGCTGATGGACGACGACTGCTACCCGGAGGCGGACGCGCTCGAGCACCTCGTCGACGGTCATGCCCTCGCGATGGAGTCGATGCCGGGCGGCGTCCCCTTCGCCTGCTCGCTGGTCTACTTCGACCACCAGGAGCTGGCGGAGATGAACATCCCCGCCCCGGACTGGAAATGGGCTCGGCTGTGGGTGCGCGGTCAGCGCGCTGTGCTCGTCCAGACCTGCTCGTTCGTCTCGGCCCTCTACACTCGCGAGACCGTCGAGCGCATCGGCCTGCCGCTGCGCGAGTACTTCATCTGGTTCGACGACGCGGCCTACGCCCGCATGGCCAGCGTGGGCATCGGACCGGGCGTGTGCATCCTTGACAGCAAGGCCTATCACGACACCCCGAACAACGTGGCTGGGGACTTCTCCAAGGTCGACGAGTCCAATCTCTGGAAGTTCGAGTACGGCGCCCGGAACGAGGCGTCCTACCACCTCCACCACGAGTCCCTGCTGTCGTACCTCAGGTTCGTCGCGCGCGTCGAGATCCTGATGCACCGCGGCCGCGTCGCCTGGCGGCACCGTCGTCGCATCACGTCCCGCCTGTTCGCGGCGATCCGCTTCAACCCGACTGCAGAACGGGTCTGA
- a CDS encoding glycosyltransferase family 2 protein, with protein sequence MSIVIRTKDRAPLLRRALDDIIGQTMTDWEAIVVNDGGQVQPVDALVAEREARLDGRLEVIHVDGGTGSMEAAANLGAQRARGEFVVIHDDDDTWAPQFLATMVDSLDADPDAVAVAARTEIIFERLEGDTTTELSRVPFVPPAEMVTMYDLLQTNRVVPIALVVRRSVYDEIGWYDPALKAVGDWEFNLRLVRHGRVPYVGDEPLAFWHQRPHAKGAASNSVFGESLDHMQFDRLVRERALQEYVDQNGVGALLYLSKYIEETVRYHSLQHALVRFIRRGLSKLRLRRRA encoded by the coding sequence GTGTCCATCGTCATCAGAACGAAGGATCGCGCCCCGCTGCTGCGAAGGGCGCTGGATGACATCATCGGCCAGACGATGACCGACTGGGAGGCCATCGTCGTCAACGACGGCGGCCAGGTTCAGCCCGTGGACGCGCTCGTCGCGGAGCGCGAAGCCCGCTTGGACGGTCGACTCGAGGTCATCCACGTCGACGGCGGCACGGGCTCCATGGAGGCCGCAGCCAACCTCGGCGCACAGCGCGCCCGGGGTGAATTCGTCGTCATTCACGATGACGACGACACCTGGGCCCCGCAGTTCCTCGCCACGATGGTCGACTCGCTGGATGCCGATCCCGATGCCGTCGCCGTGGCCGCTCGCACGGAGATCATCTTCGAGCGCCTCGAGGGCGACACGACCACCGAGCTCAGCCGCGTGCCGTTCGTGCCCCCGGCGGAGATGGTCACCATGTACGACCTTCTCCAGACCAACCGCGTGGTGCCCATCGCCCTCGTCGTGCGCCGGAGCGTCTACGACGAGATCGGATGGTACGACCCGGCGCTCAAGGCCGTCGGCGACTGGGAGTTCAACCTCCGACTCGTCCGCCACGGGCGCGTCCCCTACGTCGGAGACGAGCCCCTGGCCTTCTGGCACCAGCGGCCGCACGCGAAGGGCGCAGCGTCGAACAGCGTCTTCGGCGAATCCCTCGATCACATGCAGTTCGATCGCCTGGTGCGCGAGCGGGCGCTGCAGGAGTATGTCGATCAGAACGGCGTCGGCGCGCTGCTGTATCTGTCGAAGTACATCGAGGAGACCGTGCGCTACCACTCTCTGCAGCACGCCCTCGTCCGCTTCATCCGCCGTGGGCTGTCGAAGCTGCGCCTGCGCCGCCGCGCCTGA
- a CDS encoding DUF6541 family protein, which produces MSWFSAVVPLLVAVALLVVPGYITARVLTLRGLWAWALAAPASMSVIVLASLWANVVGVRWSVLPVLITAVAVVVIAVVVRVLARPAQAPRSASPVRRAELIALGSAAVLLAAQLVLIIGDPQNISQTFDNVFHLNAVRYIMDTGAASPLTVGSMTSDGGLWFYPDGWHALVALVVDASGASIMVASNAVLIAVAVVAWPATVLLLTRVIAGSRPVALVTAGVLSAILPTFPILMIDYGVLYPYFLALSLLPAVLAVTVQLLRFGSGDAEMPAAILTVALLGSLPGLVISHPGAFVAWIVLAVIACVLSFIRLVSTKPSRSVLVKYSVLLFVVLAAAAAAWKVLKPPADARGWAVEQSVGQAVGQALTLSQSYGNVAWVAVILLCIGLGVLVRRRTLTALMPVLFYAAFATLYIVSSAMVWPQLRDLLTASWYNNSPRLAAVLPMLLIPIAAVGGAALFEHARRLATRESVTRRGAIVIAIVGVVVIGAQAYTNQQAVRYAAANYAYGDEARLISHDERALLDRLPSEVPEDAVIVGSAWTGAGLAYAFADRQVIMPHMLMDLSEDDQLILDDLSRAEPGSPVCDALERTGTEYVLDFGTLEVHGAEHKYPGIARLGSSDAVRLVDSEGQAKLYEVTGCE; this is translated from the coding sequence GTGAGCTGGTTCTCCGCAGTCGTGCCCCTTCTCGTCGCGGTGGCACTCCTCGTCGTGCCCGGATACATCACCGCGCGCGTCCTGACGCTCCGCGGGCTGTGGGCCTGGGCGCTCGCGGCCCCGGCGTCGATGAGCGTCATCGTGCTGGCGTCGCTGTGGGCGAACGTGGTCGGCGTGCGCTGGTCCGTGCTGCCCGTGCTGATCACCGCCGTCGCGGTCGTCGTCATCGCCGTCGTCGTGCGGGTGCTGGCCAGACCTGCTCAGGCTCCGCGCTCGGCATCCCCAGTGCGCCGCGCCGAGCTGATCGCCCTCGGCTCAGCTGCGGTGCTCCTCGCAGCGCAGCTGGTGCTGATCATCGGCGATCCGCAGAACATCTCGCAGACGTTCGACAACGTCTTCCACCTGAACGCCGTCCGCTACATCATGGACACGGGCGCGGCGTCACCGCTCACCGTCGGAAGCATGACGAGCGATGGCGGGCTGTGGTTCTACCCGGACGGCTGGCACGCGCTGGTCGCGCTCGTCGTCGATGCGTCCGGGGCCTCCATCATGGTCGCATCGAACGCCGTGTTGATCGCCGTCGCCGTCGTGGCCTGGCCTGCGACCGTGCTGCTGCTGACTCGCGTGATCGCGGGAAGCCGGCCGGTGGCCCTGGTCACCGCCGGCGTCCTGAGTGCGATCCTTCCGACCTTCCCGATCCTGATGATCGACTACGGGGTGCTGTACCCCTACTTCCTGGCCCTGAGCCTTCTTCCCGCTGTGCTCGCGGTCACCGTGCAGCTGCTGCGCTTCGGGTCGGGCGACGCGGAGATGCCCGCCGCGATCCTCACCGTCGCGCTGCTGGGGTCGCTGCCGGGGCTCGTCATCTCTCACCCGGGCGCCTTCGTCGCCTGGATCGTCCTGGCGGTGATCGCCTGCGTCCTCTCCTTCATACGGCTGGTCTCCACGAAGCCATCCCGCTCGGTGCTGGTGAAGTACTCCGTGCTTCTCTTCGTCGTCCTCGCAGCCGCTGCCGCGGCCTGGAAGGTTCTCAAGCCGCCGGCTGACGCCCGAGGATGGGCGGTGGAGCAGTCTGTCGGGCAGGCCGTCGGCCAGGCGCTCACGCTGTCGCAGTCGTATGGGAACGTGGCGTGGGTCGCCGTCATCCTCCTCTGCATCGGGCTGGGCGTCCTGGTGCGCCGACGGACGCTGACCGCGCTCATGCCCGTGCTGTTCTATGCGGCCTTCGCGACCCTGTACATCGTCTCGAGCGCCATGGTGTGGCCCCAGCTGCGCGATCTTCTCACCGCGTCCTGGTACAACAACTCGCCGCGTCTCGCCGCGGTCCTGCCGATGCTGCTCATTCCGATCGCGGCGGTCGGCGGTGCCGCCCTCTTCGAGCACGCGCGCAGGCTGGCGACCCGCGAGTCGGTGACGCGCCGCGGCGCCATCGTGATCGCCATCGTGGGAGTAGTCGTGATCGGAGCGCAGGCCTACACGAATCAGCAGGCGGTCCGCTACGCCGCCGCGAACTACGCGTACGGCGACGAGGCTCGCCTCATCTCGCACGACGAGCGTGCCCTGCTCGATCGTCTTCCGAGCGAGGTGCCCGAGGACGCGGTGATCGTGGGCAGTGCCTGGACGGGCGCAGGCCTCGCGTACGCGTTCGCCGATCGCCAGGTGATCATGCCGCACATGCTCATGGATCTCAGCGAGGACGATCAGCTGATCCTGGACGACCTCTCCAGGGCCGAGCCCGGATCGCCGGTGTGCGACGCGCTGGAGCGGACAGGGACCGAGTACGTCCTCGATTTCGGAACCCTGGAAGTCCACGGGGCGGAGCACAAGTACCCCGGTATCGCCCGCCTCGGATCATCTGACGCCGTGCGGCTGGTCGATTCCGAAGGCCAGGCGAAGCTGTACGAAGTGACGGGATGCGAGTGA
- a CDS encoding glycosyltransferase family 2 protein, which produces MTHEIFVPFWGEPDLLYKTVESVLGQSDPDWRMVIIDDCYPDDSVLAYFAGLDDARIQYTRNATNLGITENYREAIRRATSDFVTILGCDDLMHPNYLRVIKEAIRRVPTADVIQPGVVVIDEFGTQTLPLVDRVKQRLLAPSSKDGIAVLTGADMASSLIRGDWLYWPSLTFRTETLKRIDFRDGLPIIQDLALLMDIAFDGGTLVHAPEVAFSYRRHGGSASQKTLLDGRRFRDERAYYRQAVELARGRGWTRTRRIAKLRLMSRLHAITELPGVLRHGNRAGLQSTLAHIFAV; this is translated from the coding sequence ATGACCCACGAGATATTCGTGCCCTTCTGGGGCGAGCCGGACCTGCTGTACAAGACGGTGGAATCGGTGCTCGGGCAGAGCGACCCGGACTGGCGGATGGTCATCATCGACGACTGCTATCCGGACGACAGCGTGCTCGCCTACTTCGCCGGCCTGGACGATGCGCGCATCCAGTACACGCGCAACGCGACGAACCTCGGGATAACCGAGAACTACCGGGAGGCGATCCGCCGGGCCACGAGCGACTTCGTCACCATCCTCGGCTGCGACGACCTCATGCACCCGAACTACCTCCGGGTGATCAAGGAGGCGATCCGCCGGGTGCCCACCGCCGACGTGATCCAGCCGGGCGTGGTCGTCATCGATGAGTTCGGGACGCAGACGCTGCCATTGGTCGACCGCGTCAAGCAGCGGTTGCTCGCGCCGTCATCGAAGGACGGGATCGCGGTCCTCACCGGGGCGGACATGGCCTCCAGTCTCATCCGGGGCGACTGGCTCTACTGGCCGTCGCTGACCTTCCGAACCGAGACGCTGAAGCGCATCGACTTCCGTGACGGCCTGCCGATCATCCAGGATCTCGCGCTCCTGATGGATATCGCGTTCGACGGCGGCACGCTGGTGCACGCGCCCGAGGTCGCCTTCTCCTACCGTCGCCACGGGGGGAGCGCCTCGCAGAAGACGCTCCTCGACGGGCGGCGGTTCCGCGACGAGCGCGCCTACTACCGCCAGGCGGTCGAACTGGCTCGCGGCAGGGGATGGACGAGGACCCGGCGGATCGCGAAGCTGCGCCTGATGTCGAGGCTGCACGCCATCACCGAGCTGCCCGGCGTTCTCAGGCACGGGAACCGCGCTGGACTACAATCGACTCTGGCGCACATCTTCGCTGTCTGA
- a CDS encoding NAD-dependent epimerase/dehydratase family protein gives MVEHVLITGGAGFIGSRLAARFVKDGHTVTVLDSLISQVHGDDPSTTSPLLRSLDGVAEVIEGTVTSKDDLRRALDGATIVVHLAAETGTGQSMYEIDRYVDANVGGTAKLLDILANEENAVRRVVIASSRSIYGEGAYRTEDGRTVYPSHRADADMAAGDFDVHVDGEGPLTLIPTDEQSKLHPSSVYGITKQMQESLVMTVMPTLGKEAVSVRYQNVYGPGQSLKNPYTGILSIFSTLIRQGKPINVFEDGLESRDFVYIDDIVEATFLASTVPAAAGEIFNVGAGTATTVLDVVEALQRAYGVEVPVTVSGQYRLGDIRHNIADTTKLREILDFTPKVSFDEGVEKFAEWVLTEPIEGDSYEQSLREMSERKLLK, from the coding sequence ATGGTCGAACACGTGCTGATCACCGGCGGAGCCGGCTTCATCGGATCCCGTCTGGCTGCCCGGTTCGTGAAGGACGGGCACACGGTGACGGTCCTCGACTCGCTGATCTCGCAGGTGCACGGAGACGATCCGTCGACGACTTCTCCGCTGCTCCGCTCGCTCGACGGCGTGGCCGAGGTGATCGAGGGAACGGTGACCTCGAAGGACGACCTGCGCCGGGCGCTCGACGGAGCCACGATCGTCGTGCATCTCGCAGCCGAGACCGGCACCGGTCAGTCGATGTACGAGATCGACCGTTACGTCGACGCCAACGTCGGTGGCACCGCGAAGCTCCTCGACATCCTCGCCAACGAGGAGAACGCCGTCCGTCGCGTGGTCATCGCCTCGTCCCGCTCGATCTACGGGGAGGGCGCCTACCGCACCGAGGACGGACGCACCGTGTACCCCTCGCATCGCGCCGATGCCGATATGGCCGCGGGAGACTTCGACGTGCACGTCGACGGAGAAGGCCCCCTGACCCTCATCCCGACGGATGAGCAGTCGAAGCTGCACCCGTCGAGCGTGTACGGGATCACCAAGCAGATGCAGGAGTCGCTGGTGATGACCGTGATGCCGACGCTCGGCAAGGAGGCCGTGTCGGTGCGCTATCAGAACGTGTACGGACCAGGGCAGTCGCTGAAGAACCCGTACACCGGCATCCTCTCGATCTTCTCGACCCTCATCCGCCAGGGCAAGCCGATCAACGTCTTCGAGGACGGGCTCGAGAGCAGGGACTTCGTCTACATCGACGACATCGTCGAGGCGACCTTCCTCGCATCCACCGTTCCCGCGGCCGCCGGAGAGATCTTCAACGTCGGGGCGGGCACGGCGACAACGGTCCTGGACGTCGTGGAGGCGCTGCAGAGGGCATACGGCGTCGAGGTGCCCGTGACGGTCTCCGGCCAGTACCGCCTCGGCGACATCCGCCACAACATCGCCGACACGACGAAGCTGCGGGAGATCCTCGACTTCACGCCGAAGGTCTCGTTCGACGAGGGCGTCGAGAAGTTCGCGGAGTGGGTGCTCACCGAGCCCATCGAGGGCGACTCCTACGAGCAGTCGCTGCGGGAGATGTCGGAGCGGAAGCTGCTCAAGTGA
- a CDS encoding acyltransferase family protein produces the protein MSARVAVDTRTGGRSWLDPRDNSLNLLRLIMATMVVFHHVFPLTARGEGIELTPGESVGGWAVFGFFMISGYLITGARIRSDSGRYLINRIVRLFPAFFFVNILTAFLLAPIAFVIQNGSLQGFLSTPNTPFSYVISNAWLRMNDYSVAGTLADVPYPLAWNGSLWSLYYEFCAYLLIGLFCAIPVVRTRIWPMLLAFLATCALKVWDGPISVYLSGIDDDVVQFGRLLPFFFGGALVFMLRERLGDRLALDWRLVIVSIIATVGLVLLFPRFGAQLAAPFLTYVLIWIGSRLPSPRIFQVQDFSYGIYVWGFPLTQLLCLLGLAQAPLPLIFAILLPLTAIMAVISWFLVERPAIRWSRGKARPFGDIRAEAR, from the coding sequence GTGAGCGCGCGAGTCGCCGTGGACACTCGCACGGGCGGCCGGTCGTGGCTGGACCCGCGAGACAATTCGCTCAATCTTCTGCGACTGATCATGGCGACGATGGTTGTCTTCCATCACGTCTTCCCCCTCACAGCCCGAGGTGAGGGCATCGAGCTCACCCCCGGGGAGTCGGTGGGAGGCTGGGCGGTGTTCGGCTTCTTCATGATCTCCGGCTACCTGATCACCGGCGCCAGGATCCGATCCGACTCGGGCCGCTACCTCATCAACCGGATCGTGCGGCTCTTCCCCGCATTCTTCTTCGTGAACATCCTCACCGCGTTCCTGCTGGCACCCATCGCATTCGTCATACAGAACGGCTCGCTGCAAGGGTTCCTGAGCACACCGAACACGCCGTTCAGCTATGTCATCTCCAACGCCTGGCTGCGGATGAACGATTATTCGGTGGCGGGCACGCTCGCAGACGTCCCGTACCCTCTGGCCTGGAACGGATCGCTCTGGAGCCTCTACTACGAGTTCTGTGCCTACCTGCTGATCGGACTGTTCTGCGCGATCCCGGTCGTGAGGACCCGCATCTGGCCGATGCTCCTCGCCTTCCTCGCGACCTGCGCCCTGAAGGTGTGGGACGGGCCGATCTCGGTATACCTGAGCGGAATCGACGACGACGTCGTCCAGTTCGGGCGACTTCTCCCGTTCTTCTTCGGCGGAGCACTCGTCTTCATGCTGCGCGAGCGGCTGGGGGACCGCCTCGCGCTTGATTGGAGGCTCGTGATCGTCAGCATCATCGCGACGGTCGGTCTCGTGCTGCTCTTCCCGCGCTTCGGTGCTCAGCTCGCCGCGCCGTTCCTCACGTACGTGCTCATCTGGATCGGATCACGGCTGCCGTCACCGCGGATCTTCCAGGTGCAGGACTTCTCCTATGGAATCTACGTGTGGGGCTTCCCGCTCACCCAGCTGCTCTGTCTGCTCGGGCTGGCGCAGGCGCCCCTGCCTCTGATCTTCGCGATTCTGCTGCCGCTCACCGCGATCATGGCCGTGATCTCATGGTTCCTCGTCGAGCGTCCGGCCATCCGCTGGTCGCGAGGGAAGGCGCGCCCGTTCGGAGACATCAGAGCCGAAGCACGGTGA
- a CDS encoding glycosyltransferase family 2 protein — protein MPRTSIILPGFNAFATVERAIGSVLAQHDEDIELIMVDDGSTDRTPHIMRSVADPRVRVIEHAANRGISAARNSGLDAATGEFIVFLDADDSWEPDFLLRMHEARGEADAVVCGRVVVTNDGSTRNAHSARLGDMSGTDAALAMMVGGITPFPWDKLIRRSALDDLRFPEDIHRFEDQAVGIIALSRVGRVVSIPDALIHYHVSAQSLTWGRVPSVEEALSALAFIREELGEWLAVSGREASFDVCRTMFLMLTAQSAMRSLDGAASTVVASARRHISSGMVVATLRRRPVIGAGATLLKIAPGVYRWILLQYLRRRYSMA, from the coding sequence ATGCCCCGGACCAGCATCATCCTCCCGGGCTTCAACGCCTTCGCCACCGTCGAACGTGCGATTGGCTCGGTGCTCGCGCAGCATGACGAGGACATCGAGCTGATCATGGTCGACGACGGCTCCACCGACCGCACACCTCACATCATGCGCAGCGTCGCCGATCCGCGAGTCAGGGTGATCGAGCACGCGGCGAATCGGGGCATCTCCGCTGCCCGCAACAGCGGGCTGGATGCGGCGACCGGGGAGTTCATCGTCTTCCTGGACGCCGATGACAGCTGGGAGCCGGACTTCCTCCTGAGGATGCACGAGGCGCGGGGAGAGGCCGACGCCGTGGTCTGCGGTAGGGTCGTCGTCACCAACGACGGTTCGACGAGGAACGCGCATTCCGCTCGTCTCGGAGACATGAGCGGGACAGATGCAGCTCTGGCGATGATGGTCGGAGGCATCACGCCCTTCCCGTGGGACAAGCTCATCCGTCGCTCCGCACTCGACGACCTCAGATTCCCTGAGGACATTCATCGGTTCGAGGACCAGGCGGTCGGGATCATCGCGCTCTCACGCGTGGGGCGGGTCGTCTCCATCCCGGATGCCCTCATCCACTATCACGTATCGGCGCAGTCGCTCACCTGGGGTCGGGTTCCCTCCGTCGAGGAGGCGCTGTCGGCGCTGGCATTCATTCGCGAAGAGCTCGGCGAATGGCTTGCGGTCTCCGGCCGTGAGGCGTCCTTCGACGTGTGCCGCACGATGTTCCTCATGCTGACCGCTCAGTCGGCGATGCGGTCGCTCGACGGGGCTGCTTCGACGGTCGTCGCGAGTGCACGGCGGCACATCTCATCGGGTATGGTCGTCGCGACCCTGCGCCGTCGCCCGGTCATCGGCGCCGGCGCGACGCTGCTCAAGATCGCGCCAGGCGTCTACCGGTGGATACTGCTGCAGTACCTCAGACGTCGGTACAGCATGGCCTGA
- a CDS encoding DUF2304 domain-containing protein, whose amino-acid sequence MIAITGVVFAVVLLATVLALLLTRRLREKYAVLWIVIGLAILVLGVFPPLLMALTDLFGVVIPANLLFAMAIVLLLGVGLHLSWELSQAEDELRRAAEELAILRTEHDSLDQRVAALEERVAPHAVEDEPDADD is encoded by the coding sequence ATGATCGCCATAACAGGAGTGGTCTTCGCCGTCGTCCTCCTGGCGACGGTCCTCGCGCTTCTGCTGACGCGACGACTTCGCGAGAAGTACGCGGTGCTCTGGATCGTGATCGGCCTGGCGATCCTGGTCCTTGGGGTGTTCCCGCCCCTGCTCATGGCGCTCACCGACCTGTTCGGCGTGGTCATCCCCGCGAACCTGCTGTTCGCCATGGCGATCGTGCTGCTGCTGGGGGTGGGGCTGCACCTGTCATGGGAGCTCTCGCAAGCCGAGGACGAGCTTCGACGCGCCGCTGAGGAGCTGGCCATCCTGCGCACCGAGCATGACTCGCTGGATCAGCGCGTGGCGGCTCTCGAGGAGCGAGTGGCGCCGCATGCCGTCGAAGACGAGCCCGATGCGGATGACTGA
- a CDS encoding glycosyltransferase family 2 protein, protein MAHSPHRTLIIVPAWNEARNVGNTVREILAVDASYDVVVVDDGSTDQTASVARAAGAKVLMLPFNMGVGGAMRTGFTYAKRKGYQRVIQVDADGQHNPRDIERVLEGLARADISIGARFSDVGDYKVGGPRRWAMIVLAAIVSRVAHTRLTDVTSGFRAANARAIDQYVRYYPAEYLGDTLDSLVVACHSGLTVTQVPVAMRPRAHGQPSQGPLGATVYLARSVFALGLALLRRPSTPRRSEQAA, encoded by the coding sequence ATGGCTCACTCACCCCACCGCACGCTCATCATCGTCCCCGCATGGAACGAGGCACGAAACGTCGGCAACACCGTCCGCGAGATCCTCGCCGTCGACGCCTCATACGATGTCGTGGTCGTCGACGACGGCTCAACGGATCAGACTGCGAGCGTCGCGCGAGCCGCAGGCGCGAAGGTCCTGATGCTGCCCTTCAACATGGGGGTCGGCGGCGCCATGCGCACGGGCTTCACGTATGCGAAGCGCAAGGGATACCAGCGCGTCATCCAGGTCGATGCCGATGGGCAGCACAATCCGCGTGACATCGAGCGCGTACTCGAAGGCCTCGCACGAGCGGACATCTCCATCGGCGCGCGATTCAGCGACGTCGGAGACTACAAGGTGGGCGGCCCGCGCCGATGGGCGATGATCGTCCTCGCAGCGATCGTCTCGCGCGTCGCCCACACGCGTCTCACGGATGTCACGAGCGGCTTCCGAGCCGCGAATGCCAGGGCGATCGACCAGTACGTGCGCTACTACCCCGCCGAGTACCTCGGAGACACCCTGGATTCGCTGGTGGTCGCCTGTCACTCCGGCCTCACGGTGACGCAGGTTCCGGTGGCCATGCGCCCCAGAGCGCATGGCCAGCCCAGCCAGGGGCCGCTGGGAGCCACCGTGTATCTCGCGCGATCCGTCTTCGCGCTCGGTCTGGCACTGCTGCGCCGTCCCAGCACGCCGCGCAGATCGGAGCAGGCAGCATGA